The region TGCAGGAAGTCGCGATCCTGCGGCCCGAGGGCGGGCTGGTCACCGACATCCGCCCGATGGCGCGACTGAATGTCGCAGTCATCGTCGAGAACAACGACCGCCGCGAATCCGGCAGCGCCGGCGGCGGCGGGCGCATCGGCATCGGCGGGCTGGTCGATCCGGCCCATTGGCGCGGGCTGGTGGACGAGGCATTGCGCATCGCGCTGGTGAACCTGCGCTCGGTTCCCGCCCCTGCAGGGGTAATGGATGTTGTGCTGGCTCCGGGCTGGCCCGGAATCCTGTTGCACGAGGCAGTCGGCCATGGGCTCGAGGGCGATTTCAACCGTAAGGGCCACTCCGCCTTTGCCGGGCTGATGGGCCAGCGAGTCGCCGCGCCCGGCGTGACCGTGGTCGATGACGGCACCATTCCCGACCGTCGCGGCAGCCTCAGCGTCGATGACGAGGGCACCGCCCCCGCCCGCAACGTGCTGATCGAGGACGGCATTCTGGTCGGCTACATGCAGGACCGCCAGAACGCCCGGCTGATGGGCGTTGCGCCCACGGGCAATGGGCGGCGCGAGAGCTTTGCCCATGCGCCGATGCCGCGGATGACCAATACCTACATGCCCGGCGGCACGGCCGACCCGGCGGCGATCCTCGCCGATCTCAAGGACGGCATCTATGCCGTGGGCTTCGGCGGCGGGCAGGTCGACATCACCAATGGCAAGTTCGTCTTTTCCTGCACCGAGGCCTACCGGGTGAAGAACGGCGTGGTCGGCGATCCGATTCGCGGCGCCACGCTGATCGGCGACGGGGCCACGGCACTGCAGCAGGTGCGGGCCATCGGCAATGACATGGCGCTGGACCCCGGCATGGGCAATTGCGGCAAGCAGGGCCAATGGGTGCCGGTCGGCGTGGGCCAGCCGACGCTGATGATCGGCGGGTTGACCGTGGGCGGCTCGGCGGCCTGAGGCAGCCAGGAAAACCTTCCAGTCGCTAACCAGTTATTAACCTTTCGCCCTTAGACCTGACGTCAGGATGAGGCGAGGGCGGCAATGACGACTGGACCGTTTTCTTTCGACACCCCCAACACCCCACCCACCGCGAAGGACGACGATCTCAGCTTCCTTCGCCTCATCCGCTCTCGCCGCGTCGGGCCGGCGACCTTTCACCGCCTGATCACCGAACAGGGCTCGGTCGCGGCGGCCCTTGCCGCGCTGCCGGAGATTGCGCGCAGCGCCGGTCTCGAGGGCTACGAGACCTGCCCCGAAGCCACCGCCGAAGCCGAATTGCGCGCCGGTCGTCGGGTCGGTGCCCGCTTCCTGCGCTGCGATCACCCCGATTACCCCCCGGCCCTGCGCCAGATCGACGGCGCCCCCCCGGTCCTGTGGATCCGTGGCGATGCACGCTGGCTGCAGGGCGACCCCTTTGCCGTGATCGGCGCGCGCAACGCCTCGTCCCTCGGCCTCCGCATGGCGCGGGGCATGGCGGCCGGTCTTGGCGAGGCCGGGCATTGCGTCGTCGCGGGGCTGGCGCGCGGCATTGACACCGCCGCCCATAACGCCGCGCTGCCCACCGGTACGGTCGCGGTGATGGCGGGCGGGATCGACCAGATCTATCCCGCCGAAAACGCCATCTTGGCCGCCCAGATTGCCGAAATGGGCGCGCTGGTTTCGGAACAGGCGCCCGGTGTGGAACCAGCGGCCCGCCATTTCCCCGCCCGCAACCGCATCATTTCGGGCCTTTCGCGCGCGGTGGTGGTGATCGAGGCGGCACATCGTTCCGGCAGCCTGATCACCGCGAAGAATGCCCTCGATCAGGGGCGCGAGGTGATGGCGGTGCCCGGCCACCCGATGGATGCCCGCGCCGCCGGCTGCAATGCACTGATCCGCGACGGCGCGGCGCTGGTGCGCTGCGCGGCGGATGTGATCGCCGTGAGTTTCGGGACGGAGGCAGAGCGCAAGACGCGACTCGAACTGCCGGAGTCCAAACCCGTCACGCCGCGCCCGTCCTTGCCGAACCGCGCCTGTGATTCGGGCGGTCCCGCCGGTCTGGAGGCGCGGATCATGAACTGGCTCTCGCCCAGCCCCAGCGACGAGGACGACCTGATCCGGCGGCTTGGGGTGCCGGCCTCGGTTGCCAACAGCGCCATCCTATCGCTGGAACTGCAGGGGATGCTGACACGGCTGGCCGGTGGTCGGCTGGCACGCAACTAGCCCTTCCCGCTGAGGCCCTCCCCTTGTTGCCCCGGCGCGTTTCGTGTTTGCCTGCGGCGTCACGGGCGAAACGGCGAGGGCGGGCAAGATGATCGAGATCACCGGGCTGGACTATCTGGTGCTGACCGTTCGCGACATCGACCTCACGATTGCCTTCTATTCCGGTATCTTGGGCATGAGGGCCGTCACCTTCGGCGCGGGCCGGACGCCGCTGCATTTCGGCAGCCAGAAGATCAACCTGCACCGCGCCGGGCACGAGTTCGAACCCAAGGCCAGATCGCCCCTGCCCGGCTCGGCCGATCTCTGCTTCCTGTTGGCGAACCGCCCCGACCAGACCCTCGCGGCGCTGCGCTCCGCCGGCATCGCCATCGAGGAGGGTCCGGTCGCCCGGACCGGGGCCAGCGGGCCGATCCTCTCGGTCTATCTGCGCGACCCGGATGGCAACCTGGTCGAACTGGGCCATCCTGACCGTGGCGACGGGGCCAGTTGACACTGCCCGCCGGGCTGCCCATGTTCCCGGCCCAATTGCAAAGCCGCGAGTAGCCCATGCCCGTTGTCGTCGTCGAATCCCCGGCCAAGGCCAAGACCATCGAGAAATATCTCGGTGGCGATTACCGCGTGCTGGCCAGTTTCGGCCATGTCCGCGACCTGCCGCCCAAGGATGGCAGCGTCGATCCCGAGGCCGATTTCGCCATGAAATGGGAGGTCGCTTCCGACAGCAAGAAGCACCTGAAGGCGATCAAGGATGCGCTGAAGGACGATCAGAACCTGATCCTCGCCACCGACCCCGACCGCGAGGGCGAGGCGATCAGCTGGCACCTGCTCGAGGCGCTGCAGACATCCCTGAAGAAGGGCAGCGAGGTCAACCGCGTCACCTTCAACGCCATCACCAAGAACGCCGTGACCGAGGCGATGCAGCATCCGCGCCAGATCGACCAGGCGCTGGTCGATGCCTATCTGGCGCGCCGCGCGCTGGATTATCTGGTCGGCTTCAACCTGTCGCCGGTCTTGTGGCGCAAGCTGCCCGGCGCAAAGTCGGCGGGCCGGGTGCAATCGGTCTGCCTGCGGCTGATCGTCGACCGCGAGATGGAGATCGAGGCCTTCAAGGCCCGCGAATACTGGTCGGTCCATGCTCGCCTGGCGACGCCGGGCGGCGATGAATATGACGCCACGCTGACCAGCCTCGCCGGCAAGAAGCTGGACCGTTACGACCTTCCCACCGCCAAGGATG is a window of Paracoccus zhejiangensis DNA encoding:
- a CDS encoding VOC family protein, translating into MIEITGLDYLVLTVRDIDLTIAFYSGILGMRAVTFGAGRTPLHFGSQKINLHRAGHEFEPKARSPLPGSADLCFLLANRPDQTLAALRSAGIAIEEGPVARTGASGPILSVYLRDPDGNLVELGHPDRGDGAS
- the tldD gene encoding metalloprotease TldD codes for the protein MSRKPFAPFDEQIDRAVAQRVLQDAVAGADDGELFLERSTAETLVFDDGRLRNSGYTAQQGFGLRAVRGEVTGYAHSTEISEASLKRAAETARLAVGQGGGVAAEAPGPRGPDLYAAIDPAGDIPIAVRIETLREIDAYARAADPRVVQVSASIATSLQEVAILRPEGGLVTDIRPMARLNVAVIVENNDRRESGSAGGGGRIGIGGLVDPAHWRGLVDEALRIALVNLRSVPAPAGVMDVVLAPGWPGILLHEAVGHGLEGDFNRKGHSAFAGLMGQRVAAPGVTVVDDGTIPDRRGSLSVDDEGTAPARNVLIEDGILVGYMQDRQNARLMGVAPTGNGRRESFAHAPMPRMTNTYMPGGTADPAAILADLKDGIYAVGFGGGQVDITNGKFVFSCTEAYRVKNGVVGDPIRGATLIGDGATALQQVRAIGNDMALDPGMGNCGKQGQWVPVGVGQPTLMIGGLTVGGSAA
- the dprA gene encoding DNA-processing protein DprA; this encodes MTTGPFSFDTPNTPPTAKDDDLSFLRLIRSRRVGPATFHRLITEQGSVAAALAALPEIARSAGLEGYETCPEATAEAELRAGRRVGARFLRCDHPDYPPALRQIDGAPPVLWIRGDARWLQGDPFAVIGARNASSLGLRMARGMAAGLGEAGHCVVAGLARGIDTAAHNAALPTGTVAVMAGGIDQIYPAENAILAAQIAEMGALVSEQAPGVEPAARHFPARNRIISGLSRAVVVIEAAHRSGSLITAKNALDQGREVMAVPGHPMDARAAGCNALIRDGAALVRCAADVIAVSFGTEAERKTRLELPESKPVTPRPSLPNRACDSGGPAGLEARIMNWLSPSPSDEDDLIRRLGVPASVANSAILSLELQGMLTRLAGGRLARN